A genomic region of Chelmon rostratus isolate fCheRos1 chromosome 8, fCheRos1.pri, whole genome shotgun sequence contains the following coding sequences:
- the LOC121610042 gene encoding protein shisa-7, whose amino-acid sequence MTPTTNLRVLAVSLLSLLTAPLTTVVETSPSPPPQHIDRSGRPFTEQPKTGPSPSLLLLALQANIIPAALQGRSRTPEKLPETSEGVLETPPKPLPQVMFPKNVTSAEALAPPLGAAQVAPIPPRLMDVWMDVCRGYYDVMGHFDSAFNCSKDTFVFCCGTCHYRFCCPERSRQLEQDSCKNYDSPDWAKPQTDSMILSEELGPDPDFDPLKQQSHNTGFVIGGVVVFMVAVAVGIKVVFNKVQQEANQRDLNMPRALVDMLRHQSSPVQQDERNNSVALAVGDGQGTLGRPPKNLYAPGLPSKDNRLGNLQHNFIHSSGSSPKHTATIERTPRMNNAQLAAGGTLLSSKHNNTKSQPSFHHSLHNLAQLPPSYESATKPELNRYSSLKRLEKGLDEYSSGYCTTKRRPHTAQPALQSSQHHLHWGGDYTLSGRGTLPRHAVRPWIPPPPSGMPASPTPNPYPLDPPEPQYNPNYDTLSKPPRKVKSTDQLLNMGDVPGNTGTLSRLSKNQQHQYYKAMAASNKNSNTQTLTRKTQDRREERQERLLMSPDHLEERMGVGGMGVVDPYAHTGGIVPTLPRQQKAQSQQNVCATPSLDRHHMIKMNSHPTSGREQDRNPAMTGHMSGGMGWAGEMPGAGVVMGTGTLGGHSARRMAFAAKRQNTIEQLHFIPGGGGGGSGGSGGGSQGIRTGSKNEVTV is encoded by the exons ATGACGCCCACCACCAATCTCCGAGTCCTCGCTgtctccctgctctccctccttaCTGCCCCACTTACCACTGTTGTGGAGACCTCTCCgtcccctcctcctcagcacATAGACCGCTCAGGGAGGCCGTTCACCGAGCAGCCCAAGACCGGCCCCAgcccctccctcctgcttctCGCCTTGCAGGCCAATATCATTCCAGCTGCTCTCCAAGGCAGGAGCAGAACCCCTGAAAAACTTCCAGAAACCTCAGAGGGAGTTCTTGAGACACCTCCGAAACCCCTTCCCCAGGTCATGTTCCCCAAGAATGTGACTTCAGCGGAGGCCCTCGCACCTCCCTTAGGCGCAGCCCAGGTAGCGCCCATTCCACCCCGCCTGATGGATGTATGGATGGATGTATGTCGGGGGTATTATGACGTAATGGGACACTTTGACAGCGCTTTCAACTGCTCCAAGGACACCTTCGTCTTTTGCTGCGGAACCTGCCACTACCGCTTCTGCTGTCCCGAGCGAAGCCGGCAACTGGAGCAGGACAGCTGTAAAAACTATGACTCTCCTGACTGGGCCAAGCCACAAACAGACTCCATGATTTTATCAGAGGAATTAGGTCCTGACCCAGACTTTGatccactgaagcagcagagccaCAACACGGGCTTTGTCATCGGAGGTGTGGTTGTGTTCATGGTGGCTGTCGCTGTGGGCATCAAGGTGGTCTTCAACAAGGTGCAACAGGAAGCCAACCAAAGGGACCTCAACATGCCCAG AGCCCTGGTTGATATGTTGCGGCACCAGTCCAGCCCAGTCCAGCAGGATGAGAGAAACAACAGCGTGGCTCTGGCCGTAGGAGACGGACAGGGGACACTGGGGAGACCACCAAAAAACCTTTATGCCCCAGGACTGCCCAGCAAGGACAACAGAT TGGGCAATTTGCAACACAATTTCATCCACTCATCAGGCTCCAGCCCCAAACACACCGCAACTATCG AACGCACCCCTCGAATGAACAATGCTCAGCTGGCAGCTGGAGGCACCCTGCTCTCcagtaaacacaacaacaccaaaTCCCAGCCTTCCTTCCACCACTCCCTGCACAACCTGGCTCAGCTGCCGCCCTCCTATGAGAGCGCCACCAAGCCTGAGCTCAACAGATACTCCTCACTCAAACGCCTTG AAAAAGGTCTTGATGAGTACTCGTCTGGTTATTGCACCACCAAGCGCCGGCCTCACACAGCCCAGCCGGCCCTCCAGTCCTCTCAGCACCACCTCCACTGGGGTGGAGACTACACCCTCAGTGGGAGAGGCACCCTCCCCAGGCATGCAGTCCGCCCCTGGATCCCGCCACCGCCTTCTGGCATGCCTGCCTCACCCACCCCCAATCCTTATCCTCTGGATCCCCCAGAGCCACAGTACAACCCCAATTACGACACGCTCTCCAAGCCCCCGAGGAAAGTGAAGTCCACTGACCAGCTGCTCAATATGGGTGACGTCCCTGGCAACACAGGGACCCTGTCCAGGCTGTCCAAGAACCAGCAACACCAGTACTACAAAGCCATGGCTGCCTCCAATAAGAACTCCAACACGCAGACCCTCACCAGGAAGACccaggacaggagagaagagaggcaggAGCGGCTGCTCATGTCCCCGGACCACTTAGAGGAGAGGATGGGGGTCGGCGGGATGGGGGTTGTAGATCCATACGCCCACACAGGAGGCATTGTCCCCACACTGCCTCGCCAGCAGAAGGCTCAGTCCCAGCAGAACGTCTGCGCCACGCCCTCCCTGGACCGGCACCACATGATCAAGATGAACTCTCACCCCACGTCCGGACGAGAGCAGGACAGGAACCCGGCCATGACGGGGCACATGAGTGGGGGCATGGGCTGGGCAGGGGAGATGCCCGGGGCGGGGGTAGTCATGGGAACGGGAACACTAGGGGGCCACAGTGCCAGGAGGATGGCTTTTGCAGCGAAAAGGCAGAACACCATTGAGCAGCTACATTTCATACCGGGAGGGGGCGGTGGGGGgtcaggaggaagtggaggaggaagtcaggGGATCAGGACGGGGAGTAAAAATGAGGTGACAGTGTGA
- the ube2s gene encoding ubiquitin-conjugating enzyme E2 S, with the protein MNSNVENLPPHVLRLVYKEVSALAADPPEGIKIYPSEEDITELHTAIEGPEGTPFAGGVFRMRLVLGKDFPAVPPKGYFLTKIFHPNVGHKGEICVNVLKRDWKAELGLRHVLLTIKCLLIHPNPESALNEEAGRLLLEDYAEYESRARLLTEIHAMGGPGSTSGAPQDPNDGPQPKKHAGDPTKRAGPSAAAVPAALGNGANGASTTTSNSNSSSSSTNNVAGKKKADKKRALRRL; encoded by the exons ATG AACTCCAATGTGGAGAATTTGCCTCCTCATGTTCTTCGCTTGGTCTACAAAGAAGTTTCAGCTTTAGCGGCAGACCCGCCTGAGGGTATCAAGATTTATCCCAGCGAGGAAGACATAACTGAGCTGCATACAGCCATCGAAGGACCGG AGGGAACTCCGTTTGCTGGTGGCGTTTTCCGAATGCGTCTGGTCCTCGGGAAGGACTTCCCTGCGGTTCCACCCAAGGGGTATTTCCTGACCAAGATTTTTCACCCCAACGTGGGTCACAAGGGAGAGATCTGTGTCAACGTGCTGAAGAGGGACTGGAAGGCAGAACTTGGCCTCAGACATGTCTTACTT ACCATCAAGTGTCTTCTGATCCATCCAAATCCAGAGTCTGCTCTGAACGAAGAGGCAGGGCGTTTGCTGTTAGAGGACTATGCAGAATATGAGTCCCGAGCTCGTCTTCTCACAGAGATCCACGCCATGGGTGGGCCTGGCAGTACCTCTGGGGCACCTCAGGACCCTAATGACGGCCCACAGCCGAAGAAGCATGCAGGTGACCCCACAAAGAGAGCAGGACccagtgcagcagctgtgccAGCAGCTCTGGGTAATGGAGCTAACGGAGCCAGTACCACCACCAGCAATAGcaacagtagtagtagtagcactAACAATGTAGCagggaaaaagaaagcagataAAAAGCGTGCATTGAGGCGACTTTAA
- the josd2 gene encoding josephin-2, translated as MSEGEVFHEKQRLELCAIHALNNVLQERVFTKETADDICKRLAPQCVVNPHRSVLGTGNYDVNVIMAALQSRELAAVWWDKRRTVQSLCMSKVQGFILNVPSRVSLGIVSLPLRRRHWLAVRQVNGQYYNLDSKLKSPVCIGGEAELRTFLSEQLSQDVAEMLLVVRREVEEDGSWLNSDNPKK; from the exons ATGAGCGAAGGAGAAGTGTTTCATGAGAAGCAACGGTTGGAGCTGTGCGCGATTCATGCACTCAACAACGTGCTCCAGGAGCGGGTGTTTACCAAGGAGACAGCCGACGACATCTGCAAACG gctgGCTCCACAGTGCGTGGTCAACCCTCATCGCTCAGTGTTAGGCACAGGAAACTATGATGTCAACGTCATCATGGCGGCACTACAGAGCAGGGAACTGGCTGCGGTGTGGTGGGACAAACGCAG GACGGTTCAGAGCCTTTGCATGTCAAAGGTCCAGGGTTTTATTCTCAATGTCCCATCAAGAGTATCTCTGGGGATCGTGTCCCTCCCACTCCGACGGCGGCACTGGCTCGCGGTTCGGCAAGTTAATGGACAGTACTACAACCTCGACTCCAAACTGAAGAGTCCTGTCTGTATTGGGGGAGAAGCAGAACTACG cacatttctcaGCGAACAGCTTTCTCAGGATGTGGCAGAGATGCTCCTGGTTGTCCGGCGGGAGGTAGAGGAGGATGGTTCATGGCTGAACTCTGACAACCCCAAGAAGTGA